CGCGAGCTGGACTCCAACATCGCCCCCGAGTTCCCCGCCGACATGCGCGCCAAGGGACAGGAGGGCCTGGTCATCCTGAAGATCGTCGTCGAGGAGGACGGCCGGGTGAGCGCCGTCAAGGTGATGCGCGGAGAGGAGCCCTTCGTGGGCGCCGCCGTCGCCGCGGTGAAGTCGTGGCGCTACTCGCCCGCGCTCGTCGCCGGCCAGCCCACCGCCGTGTTCCGCATCGTGAAGATTCCCTTCCGTCTCAAGTAGCGCCCGCAGCCGTAGCGCCCGCAGCGCCAGTACCCGCCGTTTCCACGCCGGAGCCCCCGAGATGAATTTCAATCTGATCGACATCTACCACCACATGGGCCTGTTCGCCCGGTGCATCGCCTACACGCTCGTCGCGTTCGCGCTGGCCTCGCTCATCGTGTTCTTCGAGCGGCTCTTCTTCCTCTTCCGCACCAAGGGCGCGGATCGCGCGTTCATCGCCAAGGGCGGCCGGATGCTCGAGTCGCAGCAGCACGAGGCGTTCGTCGTCGAGGCCTCCAAGGCGCGCGCGAGCAGCCTGGCGAAGCTGCTGGGTGGCGGGGTGAAGACGTACCTGGTGCGCAAGGAGGCGCCCCAGGGCAACCTCGGCGCGGTGGAGCTCACCCGGCGCGAGCTGGAGCGCATCTACGAGCGCGTGGGCGCGGACGTGCGCCGCGGCATGAGCGTGCTCGCGTCGGTGGGCTCGGTGGCCCCGTTCGTCGGACTGCTCGGCACGGTGGTGGGCATCATCGAGTCCTTCGCCGGCATCGCCAAGACGGGCTCGGGCGGCCTGGGCGCGGTGTCCGCGGGCATCTCCGAGGCGCTCGTCGTCACGGCGCTCGGCCTGCTGGTGGCCATCCCCGCGGTGTTGATGTTCAACCTGCTGTCCACCCGCGCCGACGCGCTCGTGCTGTCGCTGGATCTGGCGCGCCGCGAGTTCATGGATCACCTGGAGGACATGCACTCCACGGGTGGCACCAAGGCCGCTCGGGGCGAGGGTGCCATGGCCCTGGACGTGGAGCGCGCGGCACTCCGGGAGGGTCACGATGTCCGCCCGGCGTAAGGGCGCCGGGCTCGTGCCCGAGATGAACGTGACACCCCTGGTGGACGTGGTGCTCGTCCTCCTCATCATCTTCATGGTCGTCACTCCCCAGCTCGAGGCCGGCGCGGCGGTGGACCTGCCCGCGGCGGCCAACGTGGACAAGGGCGAGGAGAACTCGCTGACGCCCACCACGGTGAGCCTCACCGCCCAGGGCGCGCTCTTCCTCGACAAGCACGAAGTGCCGCGGGCCCAGCTCGTCGAGAAGCTGCGCGGTGTGATCGAGAAGGATCCCCAGGCGCGCGTGGTGCTCAAGGCCGACCGCGCCGTGCGCTACGCCGAGGTGCGCAACGTCTTCAAGACGCTGCAGGACGCGGGCTTCCCCGGCATCTCGCTGCAGGTCATCGACCTCAAGAAATAGGGACCAACTGTCATGGCTTTCGACCTCGGTGGTGGCAAGGGCGGCATCCGCCCCGCCATGAACGTGACGCCCCTGGTGGACGTGGTGCTCGTGCTCCTCATCATCTTCATGGTCGTCACCCCGCTGATGACCAAGCAGATGACCATGGACGTGCCCGGCAAGTCGGACGAGAAGATCGAGACGCCGCCTCCTCCGGGCGCGCTGCCTCCGCTGGTGCTCACGCTCACCAGGAGTGGCGCGCTGCGCATCAACCGCGACGAGGTGCCGCGCGACCAGCTCGTGATCCGGCTGCAGCGCATGCTCAACGCCCGTCCGGACAAGATCGTCTTCTTCGACGCGGAGAACGACGTGCCCTACGGCAGCGCCATGGACGTGTTGGACCTCGCGCGCGGCGGCAACATCACCGTCGCCGTCGCCCCGGACGCCGTCGCGGAGCCCGCCGCTCCGTGACCTGAAGTTCATCTCCGCTTCGCTCCCCTTTCACCTTCCCTTCCTCTGGTTGCCACGGACCTCGCGTTCTCTGCGCGAGTCCGCCGGTGAGGAGACCCGTGTTGTCTTTCCATCCCGACATCCTCCGCGCCCCCTTGATGGCGCTGCTCTTGATGGCCTCGCCCGTGCTGGCGCAGGCCCCGATTCCCGAGGGGGCCGTGACGCCCCCGCCCACCACCGACGTCCTGCCCAACCAGACCGCCCCCGTGGAAGCGGCCCCCGCCGAGCCGGCCCCGGCCGCCGAGGAGCCCGCGGCGCAGGTGGCCGATGAGGCCATGGACGAGTCGATGGATGAGGCCTCGACCACGCCCCCGGCGGGCTTCACCGGTGTCTACGGCCAGGTCACCGACGCGCAGACGAAGGAGACCCTCATCGAGGCCACGGTGAAGGTGGTCTCGGGCGCGCAGAAGAGCGTGCTCACCGACGTGGACGGCAACTATCAGCTCGCGCTGCCTCCCGGGACGTATGACCTGCGCGTCTTCTACGACGTCTACGAGGGCCGCCGTGTCACGGGCGTGCGCGTGGAGGCGGGCAAGGCCACGAAGCTGGACGTGCAGCTGAGCGCCGACGCCGCCGCCGTGCAGGAAGTGGTCGTCGAGGCCAGCTCGGACCGCCGCGCCGAGAGCGCGCTCCTGCAGGAGCGCAAGAAGGCCGTCACGGTATCGGACGCCATCAGCTCGCAGGAGATCGCCCGCACGCCGGACTCGAGCGCCTCGGACGCGGTCAAGCGTGTGGTGAGCGCCACGGTGGTGGATGGCCGCTTCGTGCTCCTGCGTGGACTCGGTGGCCGCTACGCGACGACGCTGCTCAACGGCGCGCTGCTGCCCAGCCCCGAGCCGGATGAGCCCTCGGTGCCGTTGGACCTCTTCCCCACGACGCTGCTGGCCAACCTCAACGTGGTGAAGAGCTACACCGCGGACCTGCCCGGCACCTTCGGCGGCGGTACGCTGCTCATCGAGACCAACACCTACCCGAGCAAGTTCGAGTTCAAGCCCCGCCTCACCCTGTCCGGCGACAGCATCTCCACCTTCCGCCCGCGCAACACCCAGCCGGGCAGCTTCCTGGAGACGCTGGGCTTCACGGGCCCCGGGCGCCAGTTGCCCGCGAGCGTGCCGCGTGACCAGCGGCTGGGCTCGTCGGTGGACACCTGGAAGAGCTTCTCCAACGTCTGGTCCGCGCGCCAGAGCACCGCGCTGCCCAACCTGGGCCTGGGCGCGTCCGTGGGCGACACGCTGCGCTTCGGCAACCAGCGCCTGGGCTACCTGGCGGCCGTCAACTACGGACACCGCGAGGGCGTGCGCCTGGCCCAGTACGCCCGCGCCGTCAACACGCTGGACCAGGTCGAGGAGCGCGATGGCTCCCAGACCCAGCTCGGCACCGAGGGCGCCAACCTCAGCGCGCTCGCGAGCGCCGGCTACCAGTTCAACCGCGACAACGAGCTGACCCTCTTCAGCCTCTACACGCGCGGCACGGACATCTCCAGCTTCACCTCGCGCGGCGTGAACAACGAGCGCTCGGAGACCTACGAGGGCACCCGCCTGCAATTCATCTCGCGCGTGCTCTCCTTCAACCAGGTGCGCGGCTTCCACCGTCTGAATGGACTGGGCGACGCGGAGATCGACTGGCAGGCCAACTTCAGCCGCGTGGATCGTGACGAGCCGGACACGCGTGACACCCTCTACGCCGACGACCTGGGCAGCCCCAGCGGCAAGTACTCCTTCCCCAACCAGCCCAACAGCGGCGAGCGCTTCAACGTCATCCTGGGAGAGAACTCCACTGGCGGCAGCGCGAGCCTCACCGTGCCCCTGTCCGCGGTGCGCCTGAAGGCGGGCGGCCTCGCCCAGGTGTCCTTCCGCGACTTCTCCAACCGCCGCTTCCGCTACCAGCTCACCGACGAGCCGGTGGACGCCTCGCTTCCGCCCGAGACGCTCTTCGGCCCCGACATCCTGGGCACGGGCATCCGCATGCGCGAGACCACCCGCCCGGATGACGCCTACGACGCCTACCTCGGCATCTTCGCCGGCTACCTGACGGCGGAGGCCAAGCCCGTGGAGCCCCTGCGCCTGGTGGGCGGCGTGCGCCTGGAGAACTCGCGGCAGCAGCTCACCGCGCACAGCCCCTTCGACACCACTCCCACGGTGAGCAGCGAGGCGAACTACCTGGACGTGCTGCCCTCCTTCAACGCCATCTACGCGCTCACCCCCGAGGTGAACCTGCGCGCTGGCTACAGCTACACGCTCGCGCGGCCCACGTTCCGCGAGCTGGCGCCCTTCCTCTTCTACGACTTCGCGCGCCGGCGCAACGTGTCCGGCAACCCCAACCTGGTGGAGACGCGCATCCACAACGTCGATGCCCGCGCGGAGTGGTTCCTCGGGGAGAACGAGGTGCTGGCCGCCAGCGCCTTCTACAAGCAGTTCCGCGACCCCATCGAGCGCGTCATCAACAACCCCCAGGCCGGAGACCTCGGCTTCGAGAACGCCGACGGGGCCACCAGCTATGGCCTGGAGTTGGAGGCGCGCGCCTCGCTCGGCCGCATCACCCCCGTGCTCGCCAACTTCCGCGCCGCCGCCAACCTCACGCTCATCCAGTCCAACATCATCCTGACGGACCCCATCAAGCTGGGTTCCCAGACGAACAGCCGCCGGCCGATGCAGGGCCAGTCGCCCTACGTCGTCAACCTCAACCTCGGCTACGACCGGCCCGAGAGCGGCACCGAGGTGGCCTTGCTCTACAACGTGTACGGCCCGCGCATCAGCGAGGTGGGCGTGCAGGGACTGCCCGACGTCTACGAGCAGCCCTTCCACCGCGTGGACCTCACCGTGAGCCAGAAGCTGGGCGCGAGCACGCAGCTCAAGCTCACCGGCTCCAACCTCCTCAACTCCGCCGTGCGCATCCAGCAGGGCGGCGTCTCCGTCGTCAACTACCGCCCGGGCATCGCCTTCTCCGCGTCACTCGGCTGGGCGCTCTAGCCCCTTCTCTTTCCCCAGCAGTCAAAGGAAGCCACCCCATGAAGCGTCTCGCGCTTGGCATCACCCTCGGCATGTCCCTGCTCGCCGGTTGCGGCGTCGAAGAGCCGCAGCCCGGCCCCGGCCCGACCCCCTCGACCACCGTGGAGGTCACCGAGGCCATCACCCAGGACACCACCTGGACGGCCGACAAGGTCTACTCGCTCAAGAAGTACATCTTCGTGCAGGGTGGCACGCTCACCATCGAGGCGGGCACGAAGGTGCTCGGCAACGATGGCAGCGCGCTCGTGATCACGCGCAACGCGAAGCTCAACGCGGTGGGGACGAAGGAGAAGCCCATCGTCTTCACCAGCGCCCGCGCCGAGGGTGAGCGCGAGCCGGGCAACTGGGGTGGCGTGGTGCTGCTGGGCCGGGCGACCATCAACTCCGCGGGCGGACAGAACAGCATCGAGGGCTTCGTCACCAACAGCCAGGATGAGAACACGAAGTACGGCGGCACCGACGACACCCACGACTGCGGCAAGCTCAAGTACGCGCGCATCGAGTTCGCCGGCTATCAGCTCGCGCCGAACAACGAGCTCAACGGCCTGACCACGGGCGGCTGCGGCTCGAAGACGGAGATCGACTTCGTGCAGGTGCACAAGGGCGCGGACGACGGCGTGGAGATGTTCGGCGGCACGGCCAACCTCAAGCATATCGTCATCACCCAGCCGGACGACGACGGCCTGGACTACGACCTGGGCTACCGGGGCAAGGTGCAGTTCCTGGTGGTGCAGCAGAACAGCAAGGTGGGCAACCGCGGCATCGAGGCGAGCGGCAACAGCTCCGACAACGCGGCCAACCCGCGCTCCATGCCGGAGATCTGGAACGCCTCGTTCATCGGCTCCGGCCGCGCCGTCGCCACGAGCGGCACCAAGCAGGAGGGCCTCGTCTTCAACACCGGCGCGGGCGTCAAGCTGCGCAACGGCCTGGTGGTGAACTTCGCGGACCAGGCGGTGGACGTGGACGGCAAGGCGTCCGTGGCCATGTTCTCGGCCAGCTCGCTGTCCATCGAGAACACCTTCTTCTACAACAACCGGGGCAACACCACGTCCATCCCCTACGCCGCCAACCCGGTGAAGGACTCGGCGGGCACCGTCACCAACGAGGATGCGTCGCGCTTCGCCAACGACACCATCTTCAAGGAGCCCGAGCAGTTCCTCGCCGCGGCCCTGCGCAACCAGGTGGTGGACCCGAAGCTGACGGCCTCGCAGGACCTGAAGGCGCCGAACTTCGCGCCCCAGACGGGCTCGCTGGCGCTGGATACGGCGAACGCCGCGACGCCGCCCGCGGATGGCTTCTTCGACGCCTCGGCCCGCTTCGTGGGCGCGGTGGGCGCGGACAACTGGCTGGCCGGCTGGACCGCGTACCCGGAGAACTGAGCAGTCCCTCGCAGCACCCGGGGCCGCCCTCGCGCGGCGGCCCCCATCGCCCGGATGCACGAACATCCCACGGAGGGGGCTCCGGGGGATCGGCGTGCCTCCGGGCGGCGTTTTTTCCCGGCCGGGAACGAAGAGGGGGCTACCGCTCGTCCCGGACATGCCCCTGACGGAGCAGTTCCTTCGCGAGGAAGGGGCAGTGCTTGCGCAGGTGGCGAAGCGTCGTGTCCCCGTCCTTCCAGGCCGAGTAGTAGGCCGTCCGGGCCTCGATGAACTCCTCGTCGTTCAGGTTCAACCGGTCGATGGTCTGCTGGACCTGGGAAAGCAACGGCTCGGACAGGTCATCACCGGGAATGACCTGGAGCGTGGACAGCTCGAGCGCGAACCACTCGTCCCGCACCTCGAACGGATCCAACACGTCCTCGAGATCGTTCTTGCGCGCGTTCATCCGCGTGCAGGCGAGCCGATAGTTGCTCCATTCGTAGGCCAGCTCGCGCCGCTTCGACTTGGGGAGCAGGTGATCGACGGAGAGAGCACCCGTGCCCCGGGGAATGTAGAGGGACGAGTAGGAGCACACCCCCTGGTAGGCGGCCCAGAGTTGCGTCGCGCAGTGCCGCCAGAGGGGCTTCAGTTCACCTTCTGGTGAAGCGAGTAGAGCCTGTCCTGGCTCGCGAACCCTCGCGGAGAAGTCCGAGGGCTCGAGTTGAGGAGCGACATGAATCACGGATCGATTCCCGCCGCCTCGGCCCGGGCGAGCCAGCGAGGCCAGAACGGATCCGTGTCCTTGAGCAAACGGTACAGGTCGTTGTGAATCCGCTTCACCTCCTCGATGGGAAGCTGCGAATTCTTGAGCGCGGCCCGGGCCTCGGTGATGGCCCGCTCGGCTTCGACGGAACGGGGTTCCTTGAGATCGAAGACCTCGGAGGTCAGCCACGCGTTGGCATCACCCCGAGGACGCCAGTCGGCCTTGGACACCTTCACCTCGCTGCCCACGAGGTCGAACATGAAGAGGGCATCCTCGTCCGTGTCGAAGAGCGGTTCCATCGAGGCGAGCACGAGCGGCGAGTGGGTGACGGCGATGATCTGGACCTTCACGTCCGGACGAAGCGACTGAACCACCTTCAACAGCGAGGGGAGGATGAGCCGTTGCCAGCGCGGATGCAGATGTGCCTCCACCTCATCGATGAGGAGGACGATGTGATCCGTCGGTGCCTCGCCAAGCACCTTCGTGGCACGCAGATGTTCCTCCCACGCCCAGACCAGGAGATAGCCCAGACTGACGACGCGCCGGACACCTGCAGAGGCTTGGGTAAGTGGGACGAGGCCATAGGGCATAGCCAGGGTCGGAATATCCCGCGCGTCGTCGAGCCCCACGCGAGTGGGTTCACCGGGCTTCAACGGCTCCTGGGCATCCGGAGAAAGGATTTCGAGCACCTCGCACAAGCGAGTGAATGAATCCGCGTGCCGCAACTGCCAGTAGACCCAATCCCGGATGAGTCCATTGCACAGTACACGTCCATCGGAGTCCTCCAATCCGTCCCAGATGGCGTCCTGCGAGAAGTCGTAGGATGGGACCAGGTTTCTGCGGAGGGGGTCCCAGACACGGCAGCCCCCATCGACCTTCGCATAGACCGCAAGGGCGGAGCTGGACAATTCCACGGGAGTTCCCAAGGAGGGCGTCCGCCATCGCCAAGGAACATCGCGCTGGATAGCAAAGGACGGCCCCATGCCCCCGCCAATCCGGGCGGAAACCCTTCCGGGCCGCTCAGCGCGAGGCATCGCTGGAACCGGTCTTCCACTCCGAGTCAGCGCCCACCAGGCCAGCTCGAGCACGAAGCTCTTGCCCAGGCCGTTGTCGCCCGTCAGCAGGTTCAGGCGAGGCCCGAACGAGAACTCGAGCCGGGGGCTGGGCCCCACCTCCTCCAGAATCAGCTCACCGAGCATCCGGGCTCCCTCCTCGCGCGCAAGGCCCAACGACCCCTTCCTCTTACGGGCGTTCTCCCTCCCCCATCAAAAAGAAAACGGGCCCGGGCTCCCAAGGAGTCCCAGGCCCGACGATCCGGACACCGCCCGCAAGCCCACCCTCACGCCGCCACGGGACGCGGCGTCACCGCCGCCGCGCTCACGCTCGGCTCGGCCGCCACGGCGGCCTCGGGCGCACTGCCCTCGGAGAACAGCGGCGCGCTCGGACGCGTCTTCGGCGGACGGCCCCGGCGGCGCGGCGAGTTCTCCTCGTTCTGCCCGCTCGCCTCGGGCGCCACGCCCGTCTCCACCCGCACGCCCCGCTTGGGCAGGCTGATCGCCTCCAGCTTCGCGCTCAGCTCCGCGTCCTCCTCGGAGAACACCCGCGCGTACGCCAGCGCCCGCTGACCCTTCTGCAACAGCGCGTCCTGGCTGTCCGCCAGCGCCTGGCGCGCCGCCTCCAGCGCCGCCTGTGCCCGCGCCACCGCCTCCGCCTGCTCCCTCACCCGGCTCGCCCCCTCCTCCAACACCTCCGTGTCCACGTCCGGAAACTTCACCTCGGACAGTTCCGTGGAGAACACCTCGAGCAGCGCCCTCATCGCGGGCGAGATAGGATCGTTTTCCGTCGCGTCGAACATGGTCGGGGCTTCCCTTCGCGTGCTGCGTGAGGCCCCTATCTGCACAGATGTGCAGTGTCAGATCAAGGGGGTACGCTGCGAGGCCGATTTGTCGGCCCTCCGGCCCGCTCGCTCGCCCGCCCTCCAGCGGCGCCGCGCCGGATGACCTATCCAGAGGGCCCCACTGACCCCACCCTGGCGTCGCATGGGACTCCACGCGGCACGCGCTAGGATCTCCCTCCGGCCCCCGCACGGGCCCCCTACCGGAGGAAGAAACCGTGGACTGGGTGCGAGTGCTGGAAATATCGCTGCAGTACCTCGCGGTGGCCCTCATCGGCGCCTGCGTGGGCATTGGAGAGCTCGTCTCGCGCTATCAGGACAACCCCTACGAGGCCATTCGCAACCGGCACGCCGTGCTCTACACGGTCATCAACGTGCTCGCCTCGGTCGTCGCCCTGCTGGCCCTCAACACGGTGAACAACAAGGATCCCCTCGGCGATCAGAACGCGGCCCACCGCATCGGCTACACGCTGCTCGCCGGCTTCGGCGCCATGAGCATCCTGCGCTCCTCGGCCTTCACCCTGCGCTCGGGCAACAACGACATCTCCATCGGACCGAGCGCGCTGTTGCAGATCATCCTCTCCGCCACGGACCGAGCCGTGGACCGCGCGCGAGCCACCGTGCGCGCCGAGCGGATGGCCAAGACGATGAAGGACCTGGAGTTCAGCCAGATCTCCATCGCGCTCCCCCAACTGGCCTTCACGATGATGCAGAACGTGACGATGGAGGAGAAGCAGAACCTGGGCGAGGAGATCTCCCGGCTGCGCGAGCAGGACATGGACGCGGCGATGAAGAGCATCTGCCTGGGGCTCGCGCTCAGCAACATCGTCGGGCAGAGCGTGGTGGACGCGGCCGTGGCGGCGCTGCGCCAGACCCGGAAGCCGGGCGAGGTCCCCGCGCTCGCCCTGGTCCCGAGCCCCAGCGGGCCCGTGGTCCAGGTCGTCCCCCCCGCCGTGCCGAAGTGAGGGCCCGGGGGCAGGCGGGGGAGCAGGCGGGCCCCGGGGG
Above is a window of Cystobacter fuscus DNA encoding:
- a CDS encoding MotA/TolQ/ExbB proton channel family protein is translated as MNFNLIDIYHHMGLFARCIAYTLVAFALASLIVFFERLFFLFRTKGADRAFIAKGGRMLESQQHEAFVVEASKARASSLAKLLGGGVKTYLVRKEAPQGNLGAVELTRRELERIYERVGADVRRGMSVLASVGSVAPFVGLLGTVVGIIESFAGIAKTGSGGLGAVSAGISEALVVTALGLLVAIPAVLMFNLLSTRADALVLSLDLARREFMDHLEDMHSTGGTKAARGEGAMALDVERAALREGHDVRPA
- a CDS encoding ExbD/TolR family protein; amino-acid sequence: MSARRKGAGLVPEMNVTPLVDVVLVLLIIFMVVTPQLEAGAAVDLPAAANVDKGEENSLTPTTVSLTAQGALFLDKHEVPRAQLVEKLRGVIEKDPQARVVLKADRAVRYAEVRNVFKTLQDAGFPGISLQVIDLKK
- a CDS encoding ExbD/TolR family protein, with the translated sequence MAFDLGGGKGGIRPAMNVTPLVDVVLVLLIIFMVVTPLMTKQMTMDVPGKSDEKIETPPPPGALPPLVLTLTRSGALRINRDEVPRDQLVIRLQRMLNARPDKIVFFDAENDVPYGSAMDVLDLARGGNITVAVAPDAVAEPAAP
- a CDS encoding TonB-dependent receptor, whose translation is MLSFHPDILRAPLMALLLMASPVLAQAPIPEGAVTPPPTTDVLPNQTAPVEAAPAEPAPAAEEPAAQVADEAMDESMDEASTTPPAGFTGVYGQVTDAQTKETLIEATVKVVSGAQKSVLTDVDGNYQLALPPGTYDLRVFYDVYEGRRVTGVRVEAGKATKLDVQLSADAAAVQEVVVEASSDRRAESALLQERKKAVTVSDAISSQEIARTPDSSASDAVKRVVSATVVDGRFVLLRGLGGRYATTLLNGALLPSPEPDEPSVPLDLFPTTLLANLNVVKSYTADLPGTFGGGTLLIETNTYPSKFEFKPRLTLSGDSISTFRPRNTQPGSFLETLGFTGPGRQLPASVPRDQRLGSSVDTWKSFSNVWSARQSTALPNLGLGASVGDTLRFGNQRLGYLAAVNYGHREGVRLAQYARAVNTLDQVEERDGSQTQLGTEGANLSALASAGYQFNRDNELTLFSLYTRGTDISSFTSRGVNNERSETYEGTRLQFISRVLSFNQVRGFHRLNGLGDAEIDWQANFSRVDRDEPDTRDTLYADDLGSPSGKYSFPNQPNSGERFNVILGENSTGGSASLTVPLSAVRLKAGGLAQVSFRDFSNRRFRYQLTDEPVDASLPPETLFGPDILGTGIRMRETTRPDDAYDAYLGIFAGYLTAEAKPVEPLRLVGGVRLENSRQQLTAHSPFDTTPTVSSEANYLDVLPSFNAIYALTPEVNLRAGYSYTLARPTFRELAPFLFYDFARRRNVSGNPNLVETRIHNVDARAEWFLGENEVLAASAFYKQFRDPIERVINNPQAGDLGFENADGATSYGLELEARASLGRITPVLANFRAAANLTLIQSNIILTDPIKLGSQTNSRRPMQGQSPYVVNLNLGYDRPESGTEVALLYNVYGPRISEVGVQGLPDVYEQPFHRVDLTVSQKLGASTQLKLTGSNLLNSAVRIQQGGVSVVNYRPGIAFSASLGWAL
- a CDS encoding AAA family ATPase, which produces MKPGEPTRVGLDDARDIPTLAMPYGLVPLTQASAGVRRVVSLGYLLVWAWEEHLRATKVLGEAPTDHIVLLIDEVEAHLHPRWQRLILPSLLKVVQSLRPDVKVQIIAVTHSPLVLASMEPLFDTDEDALFMFDLVGSEVKVSKADWRPRGDANAWLTSEVFDLKEPRSVEAERAITEARAALKNSQLPIEEVKRIHNDLYRLLKDTDPFWPRWLARAEAAGIDP